The DNA window ttttattattgaaactgTAGCATGTGAGCTTTAAGGAGCAGAAGAGCTAGCAGTGTCatacaaacatatataaaaacaacGTCTGAGAACCCCACTACGACCCCTCCTACCATATAAGCTATAAAGCTCCGGCCTCTCGAAGCATAGAAACACTTACTttgacctctctctctctctctctctctctctctcccccctctctctctcaaggGAACAAGAAAAGGATACTGGCgaaaagaagcaaaaatggTTACAGAAGAGAAATCCCACAAGTACCCAACAATGCCAGAGGTAGAAATTAATCTCGATTAAGCACAACCAGAAAATCTTCTCCTTGATTTCTTAATAAGCATACTGACGCCAGCacttgttattttgtttatccTTCTTCTTTCCATTAGGTTGTGGAGGAGCTAAAAAGAATGACAGACATAGGCTTCCCTATAGCAGCTTTGAGCTTGGTCGGGTATCTCAAAAACATGATCTTAGTAGTCTGCATGGGAAGACTAGGAAGCTTGGAGCTCGCAGGTGGTGCCTTAGCTATTGGCTTCACCAACATCAGTGGCTACTCAGTTCTTTCCGGCCTGGCGATGGGGATGGAGCCTCTATGTAGTCAAGCATTTGGTTCGAGAAATCCATTAGTAGCATCTCATACTCTAAGAAGAACAATTCTTATGTTACTACTTGCTTCAATACCTATTGGCTTGTTATGGGTCAATCTTGAACCCCTCTTGCTTAGCCTCCATCAAGATCCTGACATAACCAGAATCGCAAGTTTATACTGTCGATTTTCCATTCCTGATCTTATTGCTAATAGCCTCCTGCACCCTCTACGAATTTACTTGCGCAGTAAAGGAACTACATGGCCATTAATGTGGTGCACCCTGGCCTCCATTGTTCTGCATGTTCCTGTCACCATATTTCTGGCCTTCACTCTTCGTCTTGGAGTCCCTGGAATTGCAATTTCTACTTTTATCACCAATTTCAACACCCTCTTGTTCCTCGTATGCTACATGTATTTATTTAGTCGGGCCACTGAGGAGGAGCCCTCGTCCACACCCCTAATTAGACAACAACCATTTCTATCATCTCCTTCTACTTCACTAAGAAAGGAATGGGGAATCCTACTTCGGCTTGCCATCCCAAGTTGCATAGCTGTTTGTTTAGAGTGGTGGTGGTATGAGTTCATGACGATTCTAGCCGGTTACTTGCACAACCCTCAAGCCGCTCTAGCAACATCAGCTATTATAATTCAGACCACATCCCTAATGTACACGTTGCCAACATCACTGAGTGCATCGGTGTCGACTCGGGTGGGCAACGAGCTTGGAGCAGGCAGGCCACAGAAAGCTCGTCTGGCCACGGTGGTTGCGATAGGCTTAGCCTTATTAAGCTCATTGCTTGGTTTGCTATGGACCACCCTAGGGAGAGAAGCATGGGGGAAAGTTTTTACAAAAGATGATGAGGTTCTCGAGCTAACTATGGTTGTCCTGCCCATAATTGGATTATGTGAGCTTGCAAATTGTCCACAAACGACAAGCTGTGGAATTTTAAGAGGGAGTGCTAGGCCCGGCATCGGGGCAGGGATTAACTTTTACTCCTTTTACATGGTGGGTGCTCCTGTGGCCATAGGCCTAGCCTTTGTTTGGAAACTAGGGTTTGTGGGTCTATGTTATGGTCTTCTAGCTGCTCAAGTAGTATGTGTGGTCTCAATTTTAACAGTAGTATACAAGACAGATTGGGATAGAGAGTCGTTAAAGGCCAAAGAGCTGGTTGGCAAGACTGGTGCCCTGGCACATGAACATGCAGACCATGTAGCCAAATGTGAAGAAGGAGAAGGGCTAAGTTTCGGGTGAAGAGCGAGAAAAAGATCGAGGGATTGCGGCCGAATCGAAGGAACACGAACAAAAAGAACTGCGGCATTAACAGGActagaaagaaggaaaaaaaaaaaaaagttcaaataacACTTTTCATCTTCATTAATTATTGCAACTCCATCCATTATTCTAGCAATTCTACTGTACGTGTTTCCTCTGCTTAGCTTTGTCTTTTCTAATTTCTTGTCCCTACCAATGACCTTCttacgtgtatatatatatacacacactctactatatatttttagtgcTAGAAGGTGGGCTCTTgcggttttttatatatagaatagCTCCTTTTCCTCCCCTCGATCGCTCTTGTTGTGAAACCcatttgttcttttcttctcttttcttttcaaatggcTTGCTTGCTGCTACTATTGTAATCGCTAGCCTCTTGTTGTCAGTATTTCTGTGAGCAATTTAGGGCTTGCATGACCTGAGGAATCCTATGTCTTAAATATTGTGTGCcttctagctagctagctagctacgtACTTGCTCTATTTTGTTTTATGGAGGGGCCTAATGACCATTTTATAGTTGCTGCTACAGAAATATCTTATCACGAGAAGCAGTCACCTTAATAAGTTAAACTGTGGAGGGTTTTGGCTTGGACAGCTACGTACCTGGATCTTAAGTCATTAATTATAAGAATatctagattaattaaaatgcactataacatatatatatatatatatatatatatatataagatgtaacattttttaaattaaatgaaagacgagaaat is part of the Populus alba chromosome 10, ASM523922v2, whole genome shotgun sequence genome and encodes:
- the LOC118036956 gene encoding protein DETOXIFICATION 55, producing the protein MVTEEKSHKYPTMPEVVEELKRMTDIGFPIAALSLVGYLKNMILVVCMGRLGSLELAGGALAIGFTNISGYSVLSGLAMGMEPLCSQAFGSRNPLVASHTLRRTILMLLLASIPIGLLWVNLEPLLLSLHQDPDITRIASLYCRFSIPDLIANSLLHPLRIYLRSKGTTWPLMWCTLASIVLHVPVTIFLAFTLRLGVPGIAISTFITNFNTLLFLVCYMYLFSRATEEEPSSTPLIRQQPFLSSPSTSLRKEWGILLRLAIPSCIAVCLEWWWYEFMTILAGYLHNPQAALATSAIIIQTTSLMYTLPTSLSASVSTRVGNELGAGRPQKARLATVVAIGLALLSSLLGLLWTTLGREAWGKVFTKDDEVLELTMVVLPIIGLCELANCPQTTSCGILRGSARPGIGAGINFYSFYMVGAPVAIGLAFVWKLGFVGLCYGLLAAQVVCVVSILTVVYKTDWDRESLKAKELVGKTGALAHEHADHVAKCEEGEGLSFG